Genomic window (Candidatus Dadabacteria bacterium):
AGATGCTTACGTCACAACTTATCCCTTTTTGATTGAAAATCTGCCGAAGTCAGGAAAGGGGGGGTTCGGGATCAGGGGCAGTTAAGACTCCAGTCATACTCGTAATCTATCGACCCTTTAAAGTTTTTAAGCCGCTCTGTGAGCTTTTTATCCGCATAACTTTGAAGATGCCTTATAATGTCCTGCTCATTTTTACCGAAGTCCTCTGAATACCACTTGTAGATGCTCGAGATAATGATCAGATCGTTCTCGATGAAGCTTACCCCGCGAGGGTGGTTCACGTATTCCCGCGCCGCGGCAGCCAGCAGCCCCTCCGTGTTTTTCGCCGAAAAAGCCGTCTTTAGCAGGCTGGGACACCCGTAGCTCGCGCAGCTCAGGCCGTAGTGAATAAGGTTGTCTTTCCAGATCGGACGGAGGATACCGTTTTCAATATTATCAAGAGTCAGGTTCTGGCCGGCCACTTTCGCGTGGGTTTCTTTCCATGGACCAGAGCACTGCGAACCCGAAACACGGTCTCTGCATATCTCAAGTATGGACTTAACCGGGTAGGCGTCCACCACTAATTTCACCGTAAGGGAGTTGTAGAAGTTTATCCAGTAGGCTTTCTGTTCGGCTTTTGAATAGTCTCTTGGGTCAATGCGGTGCAGGTATCCAAGATACTCCGCAAGCTTCGCCCTGTCCCCGGCGTCTGCCTTGAGTGAGGCATAATCAAACTTGCTTACACCCGAAGGGTCAACCTCAAGGTAAGCGTTTAATATCTGCTGCCATGAAACGTGGTCAATTTTCTCCGTGTTTGCCTCGTTTTCCCTGTCCCAGAACGAAATCTGCACGGTCTTGGCCGATGCGGGGGAAATATTCGGAAACGAAGCAGGCGAGATAACAGAAACAAGCAAGAAAAGAACCGCTGCTTTAAGGTGTCTGGCAGCGCCGTTTGTTTTCATATAGGGATATTCTCTCCTTGTATGGCGTTAGCCGGTTTATGCGAACTGTGAAAAAAACTGGTTTGCGTGTTATAAATTAGGTTGTAATGATAACACCGCCCTTAAAAGTTAAAAGCGATTTCCCGGCTTCCTCGAAACCTCCATGTCTGCTCTGAACGAAGGAGCTCGACCCTCAGCCGCAATCAGACGGTGGACTGACATAGTCGGGTTTTGGTGTGCCGCGGTTTACTGTGCTCTTGCCTTTTTGGCCCGCCAGCACGGAGAACCCGCTCTGCCGCTTTTTTTTCTACTCGCGGCATGCGCCGGGCTGCCGGTATTTCTTCTCTATTTTTATGCTTCCGGCAGGGGGGAGCGTCTCCCGTTTGGCCGCGTGTTTCTCTGGGCGGCTGTATTCAGGATCTGCGGACTCTTTGGGGGACCCTTTTTCGAGGATGACTTCTACAGGTATCTCTGGGACGGCTACCGTTTCGCCACGACCGGCTCGCCTTACGGAGTGGCTCCTGAAGCCTTTTTCGCTGACCCGGCGGTTCCGCAGTTGTTCCAGGGAATTCTCGACCGGATAAACAATCCCGGACTGCCGACCATTTACGCCCCCGTAACCCAGTTCGTTTTTCTGCTCGGTTACCTGATTCACCCGGGAAGCGTAACGGCTCTGCAAGTAATTCTGATAGGGCTTGATCTTGTGACAATAGCCCTGCTTTTTCGTCTTGCATCCGCCCGCAACGTCATGCTGTATGCGTGGTGTCCCCTTGTTGTAAAGGAAATAGCCTTTACGGCCCACCCAGACGGGGCAGGGGTCTGTCTTCTTGTGGCCGCGATTGTTCTCTCAAAAAAATCCCGATGGAAAAGCGCTGCTGTCTGCCTTGGAATGGCTGCCGGGGCCAAGGTGTTCGCGCTGCTTCTGGTTCCCCTGGTGCTCCTCCGCGCTGCACCGAGGTACTGGATACTGTCTGCGGCTGTGTTTGTGGGACTTTACGCTCCGTTTTTCTTAAGCGGCGGAACCGACATGGAGTCATTTGCGGTCTTTGCCCGGGAGTGGGAGTTTAACTCGGCGCTCTTTGGTTTTCTCTCAGCCGCCCTGGGACTGTTTGAGACCAAGTTCATACTCGGCCTCGGGTTTGGCACCCTGTGGATATCCTACGCCCTTAAGTACCGAAAAAGCGACGGAACCGTACCCCGCGGAGACTGGATATACGGAGCGCTTCTTGCCGTATCTCCGGTTATCAATCCGTGGTACCTGCTTTGGCTTCTTCCCTTTGCCGCGGTTTTCCCGAGTGCCTGGGCGTGGACAGCGTCGCTTTTCGTGCTTGCAAGTTACGTAACCGGGCTTAATCTTAATGACTACGCAATGGGACCGTACCAGCATCCTATATGGGTGCGTCCACTTGAGTTTGTCCCGATTCTGCTGGCGGCAGGATACGACCTGCTCCGCCACCGGAGACAAAAGGCCAGGGAGCGGAATGAAAATTAAACCGAAGCCAGAGGCCTTGAGCAAGGAAATTCCGGAATCGTTCGAGATCCGCTTTTTTCAATCCGGGTGCGCAATCAAAATTCTTCCAAGAAATTATCTGAGAAATATTGTAGAATTTTCCGGCGGAGGTAAGAATGGAACTCTACATATCAATGAAGGCAGAGAACATAAATCCGACCATGTTCAAGCATGTGACAATGGATATGCCTTCCCCCCAGAATAACGGTTATTTCATCGCGGAGTACAGAGAGGCCGAAGAGGAAAAAATACTCATTCTTCACAAGTACTCTTCAATGCTTGAAAAAAAACTCCAGAAAGTCGGGTATTTTCTTGTGGAAAAATTCAACAACGGAATAATCGTCAAGAAAAAAGTCGATGAATCAAGAAACTACATGGATGAATGGGAGGAGTGGGTGGAGTTTTCAAACGCCCTGCTTGAGGAATTTGAGTCTTTTTTCGATAGTGTCTGATAATTCACTGCAGGTGAACTGAGCGGAGACCTCCCTTCCCCGGACTAGCCGCAAATACGCCTACCAAATAAATGCAGCAGAAAACAAACTACAAAGACACCCTTAATCTTCCCAGAACAGATTTCGCGATGAAGGCCAACCTGCAGCAAAAAGAGCCTCTCATCCAGAAATCCTGGGAAAAGGAGAGCCTGTTTGAAAAAATCCGCGAAAAGAACCGAAACCGCGAAAAGTTCCTTTTCCATGACGGACCCCCTTACGCAAACGGGCCCATTCATCTGGGGCACCTGCTTAACAAGGTTCTAAAGGACCTGGTCGTACGCTCAAAGATAATGGAAGGATTCAACGTGGATTTTGTTCCCGGCTGGGATTGCCACGGCCTCCCGATAGAGCACAAGGTATTAAAAGAGCTGGGGGAAGACGCCTCCGCCATGCCGGCGCTCTCAATCAGACGCAGCTGCGGCAAATACGCGGCAAAATACGTAAAGATGCAGTCAAAGCAAATGATTCGTCTCGGCACTCTTGGCAACTACAAGGAACCCTACCTGACGATGACCCCCGGTTATGAAGCCGGAGTGCTTGAGGCATTCTCGAAACTGCTTGAAAAAGGACTTGTTTACAGGGACTTAAAACCTGTCCACTGGTCAATTGAAAACCGTACAGCCCTCGCGGAGGCGGAACTCGAATACCACGAAAGAAAGGATAAAAGCGTCTACGTGCTCTTTGAAATTGACGACCCGGCGGCACTGCCCCCGTCCCTTAACGCAAAACAGGGCGAGAGGGTGTGCCTTATGATATGGACTACAACGCCCTGGACCCTTCCGGCGAACCTCGCCATTTCTGTGGCGCCGAAAGGAAAATACGGTCTTTACAGGTCCCCTGAGGGTGAGAATCTGATTATCGGCGAGTCTCTCTGCGAAGAAGTTTTCGAGAAATCGGGAAAAGGGAACTACGAGAAAGTCGGTTCCTGCCTGGGAGAAGAGTTCTCAGAACGGGGCGTATCATGCAACCACCCGTTTATCGAGAGAAAATCAGCAGTGGTAACGGCCGATTACGTGACTTTCACAACCGGAACCGGATGTGTCCATACAGCCCCCGGTCACGGCGATGAAGACTACAGAACTGGTCTTAAGGAGGGACTTGATATCTACTGTCCTGTCAGGGAGGATGGTACTTTTGACGATACGGTGCCGCAGTGGTTAAAAGGAAAAGGGGTCTGGGAAAGCAATGAAATAATAACGCAGAGACTTTCGGATTCCGGAAACCTTTTTCATTCTGAACCCTATGTCCACAGCTATCCGCATGACTGGCGAAGCAAGACTCCCACCATATTCAGAGCGACAGATCAGTGGTTCATACATATGGACAAGCCCTTTGGCGAAACGGGGAGGACCCTGAGGGAAATCGCCATTGACGCAGTCGCAAAAAACATTGATTTCTATCCTGACTGGGGAAAAAGCCGCCTTGGCGGCATGCTTGAGTCAAGACCCGACTGGTGTGTATCCAGACAAAGATCATGGGGGCTTCCGCTTCCGTACTTCACGGATGGAGAAGGCAGGGCGGTTATGACCGTGAAAATGGTTGCGGCTGTTTCAGAAAGAATAAGAGAGAAAGGTTCTGACGTATGGTTTTTCTCAGAGCCCCTCAAGCTTCTTAGTGACTATGATCCGAAAGACGACCCCGAAGCCCCGGATTGGCTTCGGTCAAAAGAGGATATGGAGAAGCTTTTAAAAGGCGGTGATGTATTTGACGTGTGGTTTGAGTCGGGCTCGTCTTGGAATTCGGTGCTCAGAGCCAGGGATCTCGGATACCCAGCGGACATGTACCTTGAGGGATCGGATCAGCACAGGGGATGGTTCCAGTCATCGCTTCTGGTTGCCCTCGGAGCAACGGGGAAGAGCCCTTTCCGTGCGCTTTTCACCCACGGGTTCATGGTTGACGCCCGCGGCAGGAAAATGAGTAAGTCAGGCGGCAATGCCATTGATGTAGAGGACATACTGGGCAGGTACGGGGCTGATGTATGCAGATGGTGGGTAAGCTCCCTTAGCTATTCAAACGATATAAAGGTCGACTGGGAGTTTTTTGACGTGGCGGCGGATGAGTACAGGAAGATACGGAACACCATAAGGTTTCTCCTGGGAAACCTGAGCGATTTTGACCCAGAGCAAGACGCAGTCGAGATGGACGAGGAGGACAGGTACTCGATCGATCGCTGGGCTCACTGCGAGTTCACGAGATTCGCCGAGGAGACCTCAGAAGCCTACAGTGGGTTTCAATACAAAAAGGCAAGTGATCTTCTGTTTTCGTTCTGCTCAAACGAGATGAGCGCGGTTTATCTTGCCTGCGTAAAGGACAGGCTTTACTGCGAGAGAAAGGACAGCAGGAAAAGAAGGCGCTCCCAGACAGTCATGTACGAAATAGCTGAGGGAATAATAAAGTTCCTGGCCCCAATACTGGTTCACACCTCCTATGAAGCCTGGAAATCCCTTAGAAAAGACCCTGAGGCAAACGTGCATCTCGAAGAATTCCCCCGGGTAAGAAGAGTTCCGGCAGAAGGGATATGGAGCGATGTCATGGACATAAGAAAACGGTGTCTAAAGGCTCTTGAGGAAGCAAGAGGGGAGGGGTGCATAAGCAATCCCCTTGATGCGTCTGTTCACCTGACGGTCGGAGGGGAGCTTTTAAGCGAGATAAAAAAGTTCGAGGGGGAACTTGAAGATCTCTGCGGAGTGAGCAGGTTCAGGGTCACTGAAGGGGATGAAATCCTTGTGGAGCTTACCGATATATCTTCTGAACCCAGATGCGAGCGTTCTTGGAAGAGGGGGGAGACCGTCAGGAAAAGGCAGAACGGAAACTTTCTAAGCGAAAGGGACGCGCTTGCGCTCGGGCTTTAATCCGTCTGCCGCGGCGACGCCCGGGCGAATCCTATCCCGGAGGCCAGGTGAGCTTTCTTCCGCCGAGGATATGTATATGCAGATGAAAAACGCTTTGTCCCGCGTCCTCGTTCGTGTTAACCACGAGCCTGTAGCCGTTTTCGCCGAGGCCGAGAGATGAAGCTATCTCCGAAGCCTTGACCATAAGGTGTCCCAGGACCGTCTGATCCTCCGTCCCGACAGTGGCCATTGAGACTATCGGCTTTTTCGGTATCAGAAGAACATGGACTGGCGCCTGGGGATTTATGTCCCTGAAGGCAAGACACGTTTCGTCTTCATAGACTATATCGGCTGGAATCTCCCGGTTTATTATCTGCGTGAAAATCGTACCCATAACTTGATTGTCCATTAACTCTGTGGGCATGTCAAAATTCCACTCGGTCGGGAACAGAAGCCATAACTGCCTGAAGCTGTCGGGGAACCGTTCATCCAGTATTTATCCCACCTGAAATTTCTGTCCGAAATGCGGATAAGAACTACCGTGCAAGCATGAAAACACAGCATTGCGCAGAGCGGGCTAATATAGTAAAATAAAAATCAATATTTGCTGAGCATAGACCGTGGGGAATAACCAGAAATTGAAGTTCTATGAGTGTCAAGAAAAGAGATGGTTTTTCTGCATCAGGAGAAGTATCAAGTTTTACCCCACCCTATGTCACGGACGGTTCTGTTTGTAGGATTTACCCCCCCCCCCATATTCACAGACCCCATTATCAAAATCTGAACCAGTAAGAGCAAATCCACCCTCAGGACTTTTTGCGGGGGCAATTACAAAGACTCTTCTTGGTTTTCTGTTCCTGTTGCTCCCGATTATTGCGGCACTAGCACCTGAAGCCGTCGCACAGACTAAACCTGAAATCACTATATCTGGATCCGGCGAAATACCAGAAGGTTCGTCTGGAACCTTCACTGTGAGTGTAAGTGATATATCACAAGACTTGCAAATAAATTGTAGAACGACAAATCAAAGTTATTACATGAATAGGACTAATACGGATTATGAAATAAGTGGTTGCAACACTCGCACTTTAAGTATGGCAAATGGAAGTAATCAATCTATCCAAGTCACGGTAAGGACGATTCGCGATGATTACTATGAACCGAATGAGCGGTTTACTTTAGAGATTAAGGGCGGTGGCACAACTGCCACAAAGAAGATCACGATCCCGGAGAATGGCAATAAACCGACGCTTAGAATTAGAACAGAAGTTGACGGTATGCAGAAGACACAAGCCAACGAGGGAGATACCGTTTCCTTGGTTTTTACGCTCTCGGGCGGGGCTGACCTTGATTATCCGATTGCATATCGATATTCCTTTTCAGATAAACACACCGCCACAACAAAAACAGGGTTTGGCGGCGCAACAAATCTTGATATCCAGGATCCCTCTTCTAAGACTATAACAATCCCCGTTGGAGATAAAAAAAGAACCGGCACATTCACGATATCCGATGACATGATTGACGAACCGGATGAAGAATTTAGTATTGAAATATCTTCACAAGATAGCTACTCCAGCAATATCAGGGGTAGGGCTGATATTGCATTCACAATTACGGGTACAGATATGGGAGGCGGGAATGAAATCCCCGTTTATCTTGCAGGAATTTC
Coding sequences:
- a CDS encoding DUF547 domain-containing protein — translated: MKTNGAARHLKAAVLFLLVSVISPASFPNISPASAKTVQISFWDRENEANTEKIDHVSWQQILNAYLEVDPSGVSKFDYASLKADAGDRAKLAEYLGYLHRIDPRDYSKAEQKAYWINFYNSLTVKLVVDAYPVKSILEICRDRVSGSQCSGPWKETHAKVAGQNLTLDNIENGILRPIWKDNLIHYGLSCASYGCPSLLKTAFSAKNTEGLLAAAAREYVNHPRGVSFIENDLIIISSIYKWYSEDFGKNEQDIIRHLQSYADKKLTERLKNFKGSIDYEYDWSLNCP
- the ileS gene encoding isoleucine--tRNA ligase, producing MQQKTNYKDTLNLPRTDFAMKANLQQKEPLIQKSWEKESLFEKIREKNRNREKFLFHDGPPYANGPIHLGHLLNKVLKDLVVRSKIMEGFNVDFVPGWDCHGLPIEHKVLKELGEDASAMPALSIRRSCGKYAAKYVKMQSKQMIRLGTLGNYKEPYLTMTPGYEAGVLEAFSKLLEKGLVYRDLKPVHWSIENRTALAEAELEYHERKDKSVYVLFEIDDPAALPPSLNAKQGERVCLMIWTTTPWTLPANLAISVAPKGKYGLYRSPEGENLIIGESLCEEVFEKSGKGNYEKVGSCLGEEFSERGVSCNHPFIERKSAVVTADYVTFTTGTGCVHTAPGHGDEDYRTGLKEGLDIYCPVREDGTFDDTVPQWLKGKGVWESNEIITQRLSDSGNLFHSEPYVHSYPHDWRSKTPTIFRATDQWFIHMDKPFGETGRTLREIAIDAVAKNIDFYPDWGKSRLGGMLESRPDWCVSRQRSWGLPLPYFTDGEGRAVMTVKMVAAVSERIREKGSDVWFFSEPLKLLSDYDPKDDPEAPDWLRSKEDMEKLLKGGDVFDVWFESGSSWNSVLRARDLGYPADMYLEGSDQHRGWFQSSLLVALGATGKSPFRALFTHGFMVDARGRKMSKSGGNAIDVEDILGRYGADVCRWWVSSLSYSNDIKVDWEFFDVAADEYRKIRNTIRFLLGNLSDFDPEQDAVEMDEEDRYSIDRWAHCEFTRFAEETSEAYSGFQYKKASDLLFSFCSNEMSAVYLACVKDRLYCERKDSRKRRRSQTVMYEIAEGIIKFLAPILVHTSYEAWKSLRKDPEANVHLEEFPRVRRVPAEGIWSDVMDIRKRCLKALEEARGEGCISNPLDASVHLTVGGELLSEIKKFEGELEDLCGVSRFRVTEGDEILVELTDISSEPRCERSWKRGETVRKRQNGNFLSERDALALGL
- a CDS encoding histidine triad nucleotide-binding protein, which encodes MDNQVMGTIFTQIINREIPADIVYEDETCLAFRDINPQAPVHVLLIPKKPIVSMATVGTEDQTVLGHLMVKASEIASSLGLGENGYRLVVNTNEDAGQSVFHLHIHILGGRKLTWPPG